The Meiothermus sp. CFH 77666 genome has a window encoding:
- a CDS encoding translocation/assembly module TamB domain-containing protein — MRFWRWLPAILLLLLVGLPAFPPLINYVLSEGLKAVGFVGQWRAVGGYLLGGLELREARLEGNGLRLEAQRLRIGYNLLSLQRRELPLRIFAEEGDVFLRWDAIIPEQRQAGAPAPIRLRVDELVLNRVSVQIEQSQKFFLPTLRATVRGSGPYQVSVALPDGQLSGTVWRTGREFEAWQIQARGDLRAARYWFDGFEAGELEGTWTIGPRVKNGILGKNQIKNARVKIVGFSLSDIFGSVDFDGQRVTANLIGRGLEGPLKGSATVDLPNQEYRFRVDGNPTLPALAQNFGLRLPISGGGPLVLEGRGWQNLVLSGRYRGEGRLLNEPLTYEGTLAFDKKFRLDTVVDGAFFDRTFQATVALRNTDEYTVALRDSFQSNLRLRGKGSITQAVGTLVWPKPLLGEAAVSFASSGPRWQLGVQSENVGLPTAKPFSLSGSLQGQGAAVQGRLGVVNLNGTWDNLQMQLSGLELLVGQLTGRASLKAGRFSGDLNYDSPYTRFPIAVRQEGNAWRLSNRYAEGLYRNGVFSLGVRDLPLQILEAFKLSGDLRYAEGRLSGGWNLQSERVAIDGELYDLATRYRGEVRTPLRVLSLSGTADSSGLRARLETLDITANGTNGLRLRGPLVLGPQIRLEANLGLQGSLYRGQVGFDSPWLRGRVEGRGATLWASTEGYAELTGPVWPTTLLEGRLTLPLSGAIEVPPVPLRANRTEVRWPGGRLELKAGLPFEGTLPLLVNREPGSLQAKGNLERGSLELRTPYGVVNGQGAWRNLAVRGRLSYAGYAGELQGQADLFGLGYQGRLHLPQLEGALEFRGRSTNLSYSGLFQNGRLTLAGDYRLVTGRPLEGLRLRAIATGYDLRRWGLPGTLKGNWSERGGRLSLETPYGQAQMTGRALLGPVSLEAQSPYGTVRGLVSTETVTLRGSVRLPYLSGLVEVTGPWNNLEAQGQGRYNLPYLEPQPWRLSADVLEQTWRLEGPLELEGKGLSYAGKVNWPYRLLERSGVLQGSLEGRSLAVEGSLRTTYAGLPLSATVQAEGANLEQLRVTLSLPEGRVELAKAQVGFDLETAYLARIFNADVQGRLSGSLDLSSLLSSPSTIRVPEGEMAGQLQVYGQRVVVDYKDRSLSAFLPQYQAGVVVELEPGSDPLVIGVGDLEGLLSVGEQLQGRLSYRVQDVNIEAQIRGPRLRPEFSLLAQTPLATLEAQGSYALQQNRGQAQVQLESPYAQASLELSSTGSKYQASGRLASLQYLRQNGLVRLSGDGARWTLAWAAPMRVEAQGQAASLEEVRLSGQGSLEVAERRFALSGNLAMSGETFTGQMQARGEQIALELRGEGPSLVARGTAYEAYVEARTNRRGDLSGQVGYTRTLAANTLRARGTLSGTLFKPELVGEGSLAGRGAEVALKFGYRPASPRDGQEPMRPLEQLWAEAQGAGLSASLAGGVLKLRMDSDLEPFVGLPIRLETQGEGPWETLKLPLRVSGPNLEASGTAFPAKLQAQIGGRYERQRFDLSYNGLLQLRLDGPYASGTARWVGNAPSGLLQLDVPLPGGRLVGRASLEVGRVELEGREGWQGSLRGQLREGWAQPTRWQLEASLQGPLPIQGASEATRLFLQGRLDLDASPLALRGSAEVQVPEWGAVQLSAQGSEIDLRGLAELAPLTGRLRLNPLQVNWSYVGALPRGLGNLEARGTYPGQWIAGRYQIAGQSTNLEGQETRLRLRAPGLEATLTPEGLEARLQNYNLSGLQLSGRVGGPWNGLEGNLDWDALGRRGAIQAAWQQNQLRASLSGDLAGSVGYAQTWSGRLRFREGNLELSGTGIPTVEGEVLGLALRLRYPMLQVAPNRESLNNPTPASTRRASSLLINLSDRSASGELEVRNVEVRGQGPELEAVYPFAGGRLVAGLDLHTYVVRLAAPELGSGELQFKQGQLSGELNLTAFGLEVAAEGAGQKANLRMLHPETPWLPWKKGALNGQIGLDGRWQLSYRDAEQKQQMEAEGRLLEAVLSARGPWLQGQMQYTGQGDWQGNLNVDLPLELLASRLQLEIEGRETLSAKGNLLGDLGRLEVEARLARDGLRARAGFSDLALEEVPLVSSRLPFLTGRATGSLDYNQGALEFNLRSPGLRVRGDDLALTTRAQGSFSNGLLRADLSFERTGNQGTLGENGVLGSNRTTAKIKLENGILSGEATAASFPLHWLFSTWAGDLAGQAYWTGQTTFSINTRNPWASRGIWVGEYLRFQGGGDTLVGTAALRFEQERLYIDQLALSGKGTWSGSGFYGRRGSNLRLSLENTSFTPVLQVIPNLKPLAPEGSGTLRLASTGQVFDLTLENFNFKLGPVRAETPRAVLRVGDTASAEGRLKLTAPYPAEAELSGEGDLSNFIVRAKGTAEVPLLSPNEPFVLTFGYPAYTLDVQLERQNARLAGTVFPQLILALQGQVPVRYPQYFLLEGLLDTNLILRYQRGAYIVQGSADVIRARLGLPEGQREVTIAAPPEPGATRAASVVPVEFNNIRLRAERGILIQETLAQGELAGELFLNGDFTNPFLSGEVVPLRGNFKLWDRDFTIRDRLPDERSFARFSPAAGILPDLQIVADTQVQDRGQDNRRIQIYLTLKGEFVRQNGRIKVSLNPTFVARFNNEIARKNDGQPYTDAEIYALLLLGRSDLSALPADIAQTGLQAAVQNFIVGQLERELAKALGLDQVRVEIPALNGGTIEETRFTIGRYLLPELFFAYTVDLRGYQTIFAEYQQGDYRFRFSSEIFPQPRPELTFGYTIRPIGADLTLDIATGVGDGTRNDGVKFGIGFTFRF; from the coding sequence GTGCGGTTTTGGCGCTGGCTTCCGGCAATTTTGCTCCTCCTGCTGGTGGGGCTGCCGGCCTTTCCGCCGCTCATTAACTACGTACTTAGCGAGGGCCTCAAAGCGGTAGGTTTTGTGGGGCAGTGGCGGGCGGTGGGAGGCTATTTGCTGGGGGGCCTCGAGCTGCGGGAGGCCCGGCTCGAGGGTAACGGGCTACGGCTCGAGGCCCAGCGCCTGCGGATTGGCTACAACCTGCTGAGCTTACAGCGGCGTGAACTGCCCTTGCGGATTTTCGCCGAAGAGGGCGATGTTTTTTTGCGCTGGGACGCGATTATTCCCGAACAGCGCCAGGCCGGAGCCCCTGCGCCCATCCGCCTGCGGGTAGATGAGCTGGTGCTGAACCGCGTCAGTGTGCAGATCGAGCAGAGCCAGAAGTTTTTTTTGCCCACCCTGCGGGCAACGGTACGCGGTAGCGGCCCCTATCAGGTTTCGGTGGCGTTGCCGGACGGCCAACTGAGCGGCACGGTCTGGCGCACCGGGCGCGAGTTCGAGGCCTGGCAGATTCAGGCCAGGGGTGATTTGCGGGCGGCCCGTTACTGGTTCGATGGCTTTGAGGCGGGGGAGCTCGAGGGCACCTGGACCATTGGCCCCAGGGTCAAGAACGGCATCCTGGGCAAGAACCAGATCAAGAACGCGCGGGTGAAGATTGTGGGTTTCAGCCTCAGCGACATTTTCGGCAGCGTGGATTTTGATGGGCAGAGGGTCACGGCCAATCTGATCGGGCGGGGTCTGGAGGGCCCCCTCAAGGGCTCGGCCACGGTGGATCTGCCCAACCAGGAGTACCGCTTTCGCGTAGATGGCAACCCCACCCTGCCGGCCCTGGCGCAAAACTTTGGCCTGCGGCTGCCCATTAGCGGGGGCGGGCCGCTGGTGCTCGAGGGCCGCGGCTGGCAGAACCTGGTGCTGAGCGGGCGCTACCGCGGCGAGGGCCGCCTCCTGAACGAGCCCCTCACCTACGAAGGAACCCTGGCCTTCGATAAGAAGTTCCGCCTCGATACCGTGGTGGACGGTGCATTTTTCGACCGAACCTTTCAGGCCACGGTGGCCCTGCGCAACACCGACGAGTACACCGTGGCCCTGCGCGACTCCTTCCAGAGCAACCTGCGCCTCCGGGGCAAGGGCTCCATCACCCAGGCCGTGGGCACCCTGGTCTGGCCTAAACCTCTACTCGGAGAAGCAGCGGTGAGCTTTGCCAGCAGCGGGCCACGCTGGCAACTAGGGGTGCAGTCGGAAAACGTGGGCCTGCCTACCGCCAAGCCCTTTAGCCTGTCGGGCAGCCTGCAAGGGCAGGGGGCGGCGGTGCAGGGCCGGTTGGGTGTAGTGAACCTGAACGGCACCTGGGATAACCTGCAGATGCAGCTTTCGGGGTTGGAGCTGCTGGTGGGCCAGCTTACGGGGAGAGCCAGCCTGAAAGCGGGGCGTTTTAGCGGCGACCTCAACTACGACTCGCCTTATACCCGCTTTCCCATTGCGGTACGCCAGGAGGGGAACGCCTGGCGGCTTTCCAACCGCTATGCCGAGGGCCTTTACCGCAACGGGGTGTTTTCGCTGGGGGTGCGCGACCTGCCGCTGCAAATCCTGGAAGCCTTCAAGCTCTCGGGTGATTTGCGCTATGCCGAGGGCAGGCTCTCGGGCGGCTGGAACCTGCAGAGCGAACGGGTAGCAATTGACGGGGAGCTTTACGACCTGGCCACCCGCTACCGGGGTGAGGTACGCACCCCCTTGCGGGTGCTGTCCCTCAGCGGCACAGCTGACAGCAGCGGACTCAGGGCCCGGCTCGAGACCCTCGATATCACCGCCAATGGAACCAACGGGCTGCGGCTGCGGGGGCCGCTGGTGCTGGGGCCGCAGATTCGCCTGGAAGCCAACCTGGGCCTGCAGGGCTCGCTTTACCGGGGCCAGGTGGGTTTCGACTCGCCCTGGCTGCGCGGCAGGGTGGAGGGGCGCGGGGCCACGCTGTGGGCCAGCACCGAGGGCTATGCCGAGCTCACCGGCCCGGTCTGGCCCACCACCCTGCTCGAGGGCCGCCTGACCCTGCCGCTCTCGGGCGCGATTGAGGTTCCCCCGGTGCCCCTGCGGGCAAACCGTACCGAGGTGCGCTGGCCGGGAGGGCGGCTCGAGCTGAAGGCCGGGCTCCCTTTTGAAGGCACCCTGCCGCTTTTGGTGAACCGCGAACCCGGCAGCTTACAGGCCAAAGGGAACCTCGAGCGGGGCAGCCTGGAACTGCGAACCCCCTACGGCGTGGTGAACGGGCAGGGCGCCTGGCGCAACCTGGCGGTGCGGGGGCGTCTGAGTTATGCCGGGTACGCAGGCGAGCTGCAGGGGCAGGCCGATCTGTTCGGGCTGGGCTATCAGGGGCGCCTGCACCTGCCGCAGCTGGAGGGGGCGCTCGAGTTCCGGGGCCGCAGCACCAACCTGAGCTACTCCGGGCTCTTTCAGAATGGCCGCCTGACGCTGGCCGGGGACTATCGCCTGGTAACGGGCAGGCCCCTGGAAGGGCTGCGCCTGCGGGCCATTGCCACCGGCTACGACCTGCGCCGCTGGGGGTTGCCGGGAACCCTGAAGGGCAACTGGTCGGAGCGGGGCGGGCGTCTGAGCCTGGAAACCCCTTATGGGCAGGCCCAGATGACGGGTCGGGCCTTGCTGGGGCCGGTGAGCCTGGAAGCTCAGAGTCCTTATGGCACTGTGCGCGGTTTGGTCAGCACCGAAACCGTTACGTTGAGGGGTAGTGTACGACTGCCCTACCTGAGCGGCTTGGTCGAGGTCACGGGGCCCTGGAACAACCTGGAAGCCCAGGGCCAGGGGCGCTACAACCTGCCTTATCTGGAACCCCAGCCCTGGCGGCTCAGCGCGGACGTGCTGGAACAAACCTGGAGGCTGGAGGGGCCGCTGGAACTGGAAGGTAAGGGGCTTTCCTACGCGGGAAAGGTGAACTGGCCCTACCGGCTCCTGGAGCGCAGCGGGGTTTTGCAGGGCAGCCTGGAAGGGCGGTCGCTCGCCGTCGAAGGGAGCCTTCGCACCACCTATGCGGGCCTTCCCCTCAGCGCTACCGTGCAGGCCGAAGGCGCGAACCTTGAGCAGCTTCGTGTAACCCTTAGCCTCCCGGAGGGTCGGGTGGAACTGGCTAAAGCGCAGGTGGGGTTCGACCTCGAGACCGCTTACCTGGCCCGAATTTTCAACGCCGATGTGCAGGGGCGTTTGAGTGGAAGTCTCGATCTTTCAAGCTTGTTGAGTTCCCCCAGCACCATCCGGGTACCGGAGGGTGAGATGGCGGGGCAGTTGCAGGTCTACGGGCAGCGGGTGGTGGTGGATTACAAAGACCGCTCCCTCTCGGCTTTTTTGCCCCAGTACCAGGCCGGGGTGGTGGTGGAGCTCGAGCCTGGCAGCGACCCCTTGGTCATTGGGGTGGGCGACCTCGAGGGCTTGCTCAGCGTGGGCGAGCAGCTTCAGGGCCGGTTGTCGTACCGCGTGCAGGACGTGAACATAGAAGCCCAGATTCGCGGCCCGCGCTTGCGGCCCGAGTTCTCGCTTTTGGCCCAGACGCCCCTGGCTACCTTGGAGGCGCAGGGGAGCTATGCCCTTCAGCAGAACCGGGGGCAGGCCCAGGTTCAGCTCGAGAGCCCCTACGCGCAGGCCAGCCTGGAACTCTCCAGTACGGGTAGCAAGTACCAGGCCAGTGGGCGGTTGGCCAGCCTGCAATACCTGCGGCAAAACGGGCTGGTGCGCCTGAGCGGCGACGGCGCCCGCTGGACGCTCGCCTGGGCCGCACCCATGCGGGTGGAAGCCCAGGGTCAGGCGGCCAGTCTGGAAGAGGTGCGGCTTTCGGGGCAGGGGAGCCTCGAGGTGGCCGAGCGCCGCTTTGCCCTCTCTGGCAACCTGGCCATGAGCGGTGAAACCTTCACCGGACAGATGCAGGCCCGGGGAGAGCAGATTGCCCTGGAACTCCGGGGCGAGGGCCCTAGCCTGGTGGCGCGGGGAACCGCCTACGAAGCCTATGTGGAGGCCCGTACCAACCGCCGGGGTGACCTGAGCGGCCAGGTGGGCTACACCCGAACCCTGGCCGCCAACACCCTGAGAGCGCGGGGCACCCTAAGCGGAACCCTGTTCAAGCCAGAGCTGGTGGGCGAGGGCAGCCTGGCCGGGCGCGGGGCCGAGGTGGCCCTCAAGTTTGGCTACCGACCCGCTTCCCCTCGGGACGGCCAGGAGCCCATGCGCCCTCTGGAGCAACTCTGGGCCGAAGCCCAGGGGGCGGGGTTGTCGGCCAGCCTGGCCGGGGGCGTGCTTAAACTCCGCATGGACAGCGACCTGGAGCCTTTTGTGGGCCTGCCCATTCGCTTAGAGACTCAGGGCGAAGGGCCCTGGGAGACCCTCAAACTGCCGCTCCGGGTCAGTGGCCCCAACCTCGAGGCCAGTGGTACGGCCTTCCCGGCCAAGTTACAGGCCCAGATCGGGGGTCGCTACGAGCGACAGCGGTTCGACCTGAGCTACAACGGCCTCCTGCAACTGCGGCTGGATGGCCCCTATGCCAGCGGCACCGCCCGCTGGGTGGGCAATGCGCCGAGCGGGTTACTGCAACTGGACGTTCCGCTGCCGGGTGGGCGTCTGGTGGGGCGGGCCAGCCTGGAGGTGGGCCGGGTCGAACTCGAGGGCCGGGAGGGCTGGCAGGGCTCCTTGCGGGGGCAGTTGCGCGAGGGCTGGGCCCAGCCGACCCGCTGGCAGCTCGAGGCCAGCCTGCAAGGCCCTTTGCCCATACAGGGTGCGTCCGAGGCCACCCGGCTTTTTTTGCAAGGCCGCCTCGACCTCGACGCCTCGCCGCTGGCCCTGCGGGGCAGCGCAGAGGTACAGGTGCCGGAGTGGGGTGCGGTGCAGCTCAGCGCCCAGGGCAGTGAAATTGACCTGCGCGGCCTGGCCGAACTGGCTCCCCTTACTGGACGCCTGCGCTTGAACCCCTTGCAGGTCAACTGGTCGTATGTGGGGGCTTTGCCGCGTGGGCTGGGGAACCTCGAGGCCCGGGGCACCTATCCGGGCCAGTGGATTGCGGGCCGATACCAGATTGCCGGTCAGAGCACCAACCTCGAAGGCCAGGAGACCCGCTTGCGCCTCCGCGCCCCAGGGTTGGAGGCCACCCTGACCCCAGAGGGGCTCGAGGCCCGCTTGCAAAACTACAACCTGAGCGGCCTGCAGCTGAGTGGACGTGTCGGCGGCCCCTGGAATGGCCTGGAGGGCAACCTGGACTGGGATGCCCTGGGCCGCCGGGGTGCCATCCAGGCCGCCTGGCAGCAAAACCAGTTGCGGGCCAGCCTGAGCGGGGATCTGGCGGGTTCGGTGGGCTACGCCCAGACCTGGTCGGGGCGGCTGCGCTTCCGTGAGGGCAACCTCGAGCTTTCCGGGACTGGAATTCCAACGGTGGAGGGCGAGGTGCTGGGCCTGGCTTTGCGGTTGCGCTATCCCATGCTCCAGGTAGCCCCCAACCGCGAGAGCCTGAACAACCCAACCCCCGCCAGTACGCGCCGGGCCAGCAGCCTGCTGATCAACCTGTCGGACCGCAGCGCCTCGGGCGAGCTAGAGGTGCGGAATGTGGAGGTGCGGGGCCAGGGGCCTGAACTCGAGGCGGTCTATCCCTTTGCCGGGGGTCGCCTGGTCGCGGGTCTGGATTTGCACACCTATGTGGTGCGCCTGGCAGCCCCAGAGCTGGGCTCGGGGGAACTCCAGTTCAAGCAAGGTCAGCTCAGTGGGGAGCTCAACCTGACAGCCTTTGGACTGGAGGTGGCGGCGGAGGGGGCTGGTCAGAAAGCCAACCTGCGTATGCTGCACCCCGAGACCCCCTGGCTTCCCTGGAAAAAGGGCGCGCTAAATGGACAGATTGGCCTGGATGGGCGATGGCAACTGAGCTACCGCGATGCCGAACAAAAGCAGCAGATGGAAGCTGAAGGGCGCCTGCTCGAGGCCGTACTGAGCGCCAGAGGGCCCTGGCTTCAGGGGCAGATGCAATACACCGGCCAGGGGGACTGGCAGGGCAACCTGAACGTTGATTTGCCCCTGGAACTGCTGGCCAGCCGACTACAGCTCGAAATCGAGGGGAGGGAAACCCTCTCGGCCAAAGGCAACCTGCTCGGCGACCTGGGACGCCTGGAAGTGGAAGCCCGCCTGGCCCGCGATGGACTGCGGGCCCGCGCCGGTTTCAGCGACCTGGCCCTGGAGGAAGTCCCGTTGGTCAGCAGCCGCCTGCCCTTCCTTACCGGGCGCGCAACCGGGTCGCTGGACTACAACCAGGGGGCGCTCGAGTTCAACCTGAGGAGCCCCGGTCTGCGGGTCAGGGGCGACGACCTGGCCCTGACCACCCGCGCCCAGGGTTCCTTCAGCAACGGTCTGCTGCGGGCCGACCTCAGCTTCGAGCGCACCGGTAATCAAGGCACACTGGGCGAGAACGGGGTGCTGGGCTCCAACCGCACCACTGCCAAAATCAAGCTGGAAAACGGCATTCTGAGTGGAGAAGCCACGGCGGCTTCTTTCCCCCTGCACTGGCTGTTTTCCACCTGGGCGGGTGACCTGGCAGGGCAGGCCTACTGGACGGGCCAGACCACCTTTAGCATCAACACCCGCAACCCCTGGGCCTCCAGGGGCATCTGGGTGGGCGAGTACCTGCGTTTCCAGGGCGGCGGCGACACCCTGGTGGGCACCGCTGCTCTGCGCTTCGAGCAGGAGCGGCTCTACATAGACCAGCTGGCTCTCTCGGGCAAGGGCACCTGGAGCGGCTCGGGGTTTTACGGGCGGCGAGGTAGCAACCTTCGCTTGAGCCTGGAAAATACCTCCTTCACCCCGGTTCTGCAGGTAATCCCCAATCTCAAACCCCTGGCTCCTGAAGGCAGCGGAACTCTGCGGTTGGCCTCCACTGGACAGGTTTTCGACCTGACGCTGGAAAACTTCAATTTCAAACTGGGGCCGGTGCGAGCCGAGACCCCCCGTGCGGTGCTGCGGGTGGGCGATACTGCCAGCGCCGAGGGGCGCCTCAAACTCACTGCACCCTACCCTGCCGAGGCCGAACTCTCGGGCGAGGGAGACCTTAGCAACTTCATCGTTCGGGCCAAGGGCACGGCCGAAGTCCCACTCCTGAGCCCCAACGAGCCTTTTGTGCTCACCTTCGGCTACCCGGCCTACACCCTGGACGTCCAGCTCGAGCGCCAGAACGCCCGCCTGGCAGGCACGGTTTTCCCACAACTCATTCTGGCTTTGCAGGGGCAGGTGCCGGTGCGTTACCCGCAGTATTTCTTGCTCGAGGGCTTGCTGGATACCAACCTTATTCTGCGATACCAGCGCGGGGCCTATATTGTCCAGGGCTCAGCCGATGTGATCCGCGCTCGACTCGGTTTGCCGGAGGGGCAGCGCGAAGTCACCATCGCGGCCCCCCCAGAGCCAGGGGCCACCCGTGCAGCCAGTGTGGTGCCGGTGGAGTTCAACAACATTCGCCTCCGGGCCGAGAGGGGCATCCTGATTCAAGAGACGCTAGCCCAGGGCGAGCTTGCCGGTGAGCTGTTCCTCAACGGGGATTTCACCAATCCCTTCCTCTCGGGCGAAGTGGTACCCCTCAGGGGCAACTTCAAGCTCTGGGATCGGGACTTCACCATCCGCGACCGCTTGCCCGATGAGCGGAGCTTCGCCCGCTTCAGTCCGGCGGCGGGCATCCTGCCAGATTTGCAGATTGTGGCTGATACCCAGGTGCAAGACCGGGGCCAGGACAACCGGCGGATCCAGATATACCTGACCCTCAAAGGAGAGTTTGTTCGGCAAAACGGGCGTATCAAGGTTAGTCTCAACCCCACCTTTGTGGCCCGCTTCAACAACGAGATCGCCCGCAAAAACGATGGTCAGCCCTATACCGATGCCGAGATCTACGCCCTGTTGCTGCTGGGCCGTTCCGACCTCTCGGCGCTGCCTGCCGACATTGCCCAGACCGGCCTCCAGGCGGCAGTGCAGAACTTTATCGTGGGGCAGCTCGAGCGCGAACTGGCCAAGGCCCTGGGGCTCGATCAGGTTCGGGTAGAAATTCCGGCCTTGAACGGCGGTACTATTGAGGAAACCCGCTTTACCATCGGGCGCTACCTATTGCCCGAGCTGTTCTTTGCTTATACCGTAGACCTGCGGGGCTACCAGACCATCTTTGCCGAGTACCAGCAGGGCGATTACCGGTTCCGCTTCAGCAGCGAAATTTTCCCGCAACCAAGGCCCGAACTAACCTTTGGCTACACCATTCGCCCCATCGGGGCCGACCTTACCCTGGACATCGCCACCGGCGTCGGCGATGGCACCCGCAACGATGGGGTCAAGTTTGGCATCGGTTTCACCTTCCGCTTTTAA
- a CDS encoding acylphosphatase yields the protein MLRITVLVSGQVQGVGYRYFTRKKAFELGLSGYAENLPDGRVEVVAEGEKTDLEQLIHHLRQGPRGSRVEHLDVQWSEATGLKGFQTF from the coding sequence GTGCTGCGAATAACCGTGTTGGTCAGTGGACAGGTGCAGGGGGTGGGCTACCGTTATTTCACCCGCAAGAAAGCTTTTGAGCTTGGCCTCTCGGGCTACGCCGAGAACCTGCCCGATGGGCGGGTTGAAGTGGTGGCGGAAGGTGAAAAGACCGACCTCGAGCAGCTCATCCACCACCTGCGGCAGGGGCCCAGGGGGTCTCGAGTCGAACACCTGGACGTGCAGTGGAGCGAGGCCACCGGATTAAAGGGTTTTCAGACCTTTTGA
- the hflX gene encoding GTPase HflX: MEKIFGRTNGLKPSEKKRLANLYNRRVGANRLVSAELARTLAALSEELEKPISLLFDRGGRVIRVAVGDAKELPVPESALVETRLSGYRVLHTHLGSGGLSRPDLSMLFLHRLDAMAALEVAGGHPSKLHLAQLSPPKADEEDWQILPSRPYHEYLDWDVSAAVGALEEELSRQARGLDLRDGSGERAVLIGLDQGEGVQAEVDLAELAELARTAGAIVAHKELVFRPSLDPRYAIGRGKVEELVSQAYHQNAGTLIFGIELSAAQARELEAITGLKVLDRTQLILDIFAQHARTPEAKVQVELAQLKYLLPRLVGKGKELSRLGGGIGTRGPGETKLEVDRRRLQDRIAELTRKLHEIASRRQETRRQRDKSGLPMVGVVGYTNAGKTTLMQALAKKGEEGENKLFATLRPLTRRGFLPGIGEVLYTDTVGFIRHMPSDLLEAFRSTLEELRDADVLLHVLDASQEGALERYQVVEDLLADLGVEARRLLVLSKADKAGGYDLEFLKERLGGLPISAVKGSGLRELKEALAGTLVAQGVRPAAWAYVPPEATATVAASTD, translated from the coding sequence GTGGAGAAAATCTTCGGACGCACCAACGGTCTCAAGCCTAGCGAAAAGAAGCGCCTTGCTAATCTGTATAACCGCCGTGTGGGGGCCAACCGGCTTGTCTCGGCTGAACTGGCCCGCACCCTGGCGGCTCTGTCAGAAGAATTGGAAAAGCCTATCAGCCTGCTGTTTGACCGGGGAGGGCGGGTGATCCGGGTAGCGGTGGGGGATGCCAAGGAACTGCCCGTACCCGAGTCGGCCCTGGTGGAAACCCGTCTGTCCGGGTATCGCGTGCTGCACACCCATCTGGGTAGTGGCGGGCTTTCGCGGCCCGACCTTTCGATGCTTTTTTTGCACCGGCTGGATGCGATGGCGGCCCTGGAGGTGGCAGGGGGCCACCCCAGCAAGCTACACCTGGCCCAGCTTTCGCCCCCCAAAGCCGATGAGGAAGACTGGCAGATTCTGCCCTCCAGGCCCTATCACGAATACCTGGATTGGGATGTGAGTGCTGCGGTGGGTGCATTGGAAGAAGAGCTGTCGCGCCAGGCTCGAGGGCTAGACCTGCGGGACGGTTCGGGCGAACGAGCGGTGCTAATAGGGCTCGACCAGGGCGAGGGGGTGCAGGCCGAGGTAGACCTGGCCGAACTGGCCGAGTTAGCCCGTACCGCCGGCGCCATCGTGGCCCACAAGGAACTGGTGTTCCGCCCCAGCCTGGACCCACGCTATGCGATTGGCCGTGGCAAGGTGGAGGAACTGGTCTCCCAGGCCTACCACCAGAATGCGGGCACCCTGATTTTTGGCATCGAACTGAGCGCGGCGCAGGCCCGCGAGCTGGAGGCCATTACCGGCCTCAAGGTGCTGGATCGCACGCAGCTTATCCTGGACATCTTCGCCCAGCACGCCCGCACCCCCGAGGCCAAGGTACAGGTGGAGCTGGCCCAGCTCAAGTATCTGCTACCCCGGCTGGTGGGCAAGGGGAAGGAGCTGTCCCGTCTGGGGGGCGGTATCGGCACCCGGGGGCCGGGGGAGACCAAGCTGGAGGTGGATCGGCGCCGTTTGCAAGACCGTATCGCCGAGCTTACCCGCAAGCTGCACGAAATTGCCAGCAGGCGCCAGGAAACCCGCCGCCAACGTGATAAATCGGGTCTGCCCATGGTGGGGGTGGTGGGCTATACCAACGCGGGTAAAACCACGCTGATGCAAGCCCTGGCCAAAAAGGGCGAGGAGGGCGAGAACAAACTGTTTGCTACCCTGCGCCCGCTGACCCGCCGGGGCTTTCTTCCGGGTATTGGAGAGGTGCTGTACACCGATACTGTGGGGTTCATCCGCCATATGCCCAGCGACCTGCTGGAGGCCTTCCGCTCGACCTTAGAGGAGCTGCGTGATGCCGATGTGCTGCTGCACGTGCTGGATGCTTCGCAGGAGGGGGCTCTGGAGCGCTATCAGGTGGTGGAGGATTTGCTAGCCGACCTGGGCGTGGAGGCCAGGCGCCTCCTGGTGCTTTCCAAGGCCGATAAAGCAGGTGGCTACGACCTCGAGTTCCTCAAGGAGCGCCTGGGGGGCTTGCCCATTTCAGCCGTCAAGGGCTCCGGACTCCGGGAACTCAAGGAAGCGCTGGCCGGTACCCTGGTGGCCCAGGGGGTGCGTCCGGCGGCATGGGCCTATGTGCCCCCTGAAGCGACGGCAACCGTAGCGGCTTCAACTGACTGA
- a CDS encoding HAD-IA family hydrolase: MDALKAVFFDLDDTVLKPRAVNPWAEFKKSHGLEPDLLILDGIARRPPDEQAILHHQLLQYEQALSASSEVREGMVHLLGELNTVGLITALLTNNHRAATELALQKHGLRFALVLTREDAPPKPSPALLQRALAHFDLKPHEALYIGDSEGDLQAARAINLPVWFLATPHNSTLHPRFEYPGELLQALLQRRG, encoded by the coding sequence GTGGACGCCTTGAAGGCCGTTTTCTTTGATTTGGACGACACGGTACTGAAGCCAAGGGCGGTCAATCCCTGGGCAGAGTTCAAAAAAAGTCACGGCCTCGAGCCCGACCTTCTCATCCTGGATGGCATTGCCAGGCGCCCACCGGATGAACAAGCTATCTTGCATCACCAATTATTGCAGTACGAGCAGGCTTTGTCGGCCAGTTCCGAAGTACGTGAAGGCATGGTGCACTTGCTGGGCGAACTGAATACTGTAGGGCTGATCACCGCGCTCCTCACCAACAACCACCGGGCCGCCACCGAGCTTGCTTTGCAAAAGCACGGTCTGCGCTTTGCCCTGGTACTCACCCGCGAGGATGCCCCACCCAAACCCAGCCCGGCCCTGTTGCAACGAGCCCTGGCCCACTTTGACCTGAAACCCCACGAGGCCCTCTACATCGGCGACTCGGAGGGGGATTTGCAAGCAGCTCGTGCCATAAACCTGCCGGTGTGGTTTCTGGCCACGCCGCACAACTCGACTTTGCACCCCCGTTTCGAGTACCCTGGGGAGTTGTTGCAAGCACTATTGCAACGGCGGGGGTAG